GAACGTTGGACTTCGACTTGGTTCCTCCTCCAGAGCGAGAAGGAGAAGCCGTAGAGACGCTTTCAGGTGAGAAGACCCAGCGGCATAATAGCCGTCTCGAAGAAGGAACGAAGATCCGGACTGATTACGAGAGAACATTCCTGAGCGAGGAGGAGGCGTCCCGGCTTGCCCATACAGCAGGACTTCCGCCGGAGCGGGTATGGGATGTTCTGCAGAAGGCACGCGGGAACAGTCGGGAAATCGCAGCCTTCCTTCAGGAACGTTCCGGTGAGTATGGCGAGTGGCCGCTGCTGATGTTGGAGAGTTTGAACGATAAAGATTTGATCGATACGTTCAGGCCTGTGCTGGATGACCATCTGATCTACGGTCTGCCGCAGCGCGGAGATCTTGATGAGGATACGTTTACCGAATATGTTCTTTGTCCACGGGTCTCATATGAAATGATTGTACCTTACAGACAGATTTTCCAGGAAGCGTTTAGTGGAGACGAGTCCATAGCGTTCAGATCAGATCCCGCGGAGCTTGCCCGAAGACTGGAACGGGGATTTGAGATTTGGGAGGACCTCCCCAACCTGAAGGGAAAAGGGAATCCGCTGGGTACATACAATCTAAAGATGGGCGATCCGGTATCACTGACTATTATGTTTGTGGCTGCATGTCGCAGTTTGGGAATTCCGGCACGTCTGCACCCGAGCGAACAAAAACCACAGTATTTAAAGAACGGTAGCTGGGAAGATGCAGTATTCACTTTAATTGCCTCCGGCCAGAAGGAGAACATAGCCTGGGGAATGCTACGGTTGCTCCGTGATCCAGAGGCAGCGCAGGGCGCTCCGGCAGCTTCTTATTATGAAAACTTCACATTTGCCCGCCTTGAGAATGGAGTGTACAAAACGCTGGTCTATCCTTATGGCAAAACCGACGTTTATGATGAGGCGTTCGAGGTAGAGCCGGGCGCTTACCGTTTAACGTCGGGTATACGCCTTAAGGACGGTACGGTTAGAGTACGCTTCACTTATTTCACCGTACGTGCTAGTGAGCAAACGGACGTTACTCTGACCTACCGTGAGATGATGGAGGACATCCCTGTGCTCGGTATTTTAGACCGCAGCAGCGCCTTTACACAACTGGACGGAAGTTCGAGAACACTGGGAGATCTTATTGGAGCAGAAGGCGCCATTGTTGCATGGCTTGAGCCTGAGCGGGAGCCGACCAAGCATCTGCTCCGTGAGCTGCGAGAACTGGCCGAACCAGTCGATGCGTTGGGGATTCCGGTCGTTCTTGTGGTCGGTGATTCGGAATGGACGGCTTCATTTAGCCCTGAGAATGTTAGAGAGCTACCGTCACGTACGATTTTTGTACGGGATTCAACCTATGCTTCTTTACCGGATTTCATATCGGAATCCCCTGCTCATGAAGCCGGATTCCCACATCTCTTCGTGCTCGATAGTGAGGATCAAATCCGATATACATCATCCGGGTATAAGATTGGCACCGGGAAGGAAGCCTTACACATTTTGACTGGATTACTTCAGAAAGCTTAAAGGATCGGAGTGAAGAGGAATGTCAGAGCAATATATTGCGGCCGGCTATGTCGTCGATGCCGTGCTTCCAGAGATGACGCGGGAAGATTTATTGAAATTAACGCATTTGAATGTGGCCTTTGGTCATGTTCGGAACCATGAGATCAGCACAGAGCATTTGAAGCATACCGAGGTGGTCCGGAAAATAAAGCTGGAGCATCCCGAACTTACGGTGCTGCTGTCGGTAGGAGGGTGGAGCGCTGGCGGATTTTCTGAGGCGGCTTCCACCGAGGAAGGAAGAAATAGCATGGCGGCTTCGGCAGTGCGGGTGCTAAGCGAGATTTCTTTTGACGGAATCGATCTGGATTGGGAATATCCCTGCTACGGCGAAGCTGACATTGAGTCGAGTCCTGATGACAAGCAAAACTTCACTTTGCTTCTCAAGACAATCCGGGAAGCTCTAGATGTGAAAGGCTCACAAGATGGACGTCATTATTTGCTTACGATTGCGGCAGGCGCAGATCAGTATTACGTAGACGGCACGGAGATGGATCAGGTACAGCAGTATCTGGATTTCGTCCAGCTAATGACCTATGATATGCGGGGCGGTTTTCAAATTCTGTCAGGACATCATACGAATCTATACACGCCGCCCGGCGATCTGTTCCGAATTAGTACAGACGCTTCCGTGAACCTGTTTCTCCGGGCAGGAGTGCCAAAGGAAAAGATCGTGATCGGTACCGCATTCTATTCCCGTGTCTGGAATTCGGTTCCGGACCGCAATCAAGGTCTTCATCAAATGGCTGGCAGCACCGGCGGGTACGGACCCGCTTATACTGAGCTTGCTGCTGACTACATCAATAAGAACGGTTATATCCGTTATTGGGATGAAGAAGCTTGCGCACCGTATCTGTTTAACGGATCCAGCTTCATATCCTATGATGACGAGGAATCTATTCAGTGCAAGTGTGAATATGTGAAGGCCAAGGGGCTGGCAGGTATCATGTTCTGGGAGTACAGCTGTGACAAGACGCACCGTCTGCTCGGTGCATTGTATCAAGGACTTCAAAGCTAAACTTTTGATTGTTTATTGTGGTAAAAGCTTTTCGAAGAAAAGCTAGCATCGGGAGCGTTACAAAACTTTTCGAAGAAAAGCTAGCATCGGGAGCGTTACAAAAGCTTTTCGAAGAAAAGCTCACATCGGAAGCACAAAAAAACCAATTCACCCAAGGCAATGCCTCGGGGAATTGGTTTTTGTCTATTATCCGGTGTACTCCTCATCCTCATCATCAGGGGGAACGGAGGCTCCGTTTTGGCTATGCATTTTACGGTACTGGCCAGGGGTGCAGCCCATTTCTTTTTTGAATTTGCGGATGAAGTTTGGTGTGTCCAGGTAACCGACGCGTGTAATGATGTCTTTTAAAGGATCGGCTGTATGCAGGAGCTGCCGGATCACTTCATCCATCCGTTTTTGCCATATATATTGGGAGAAGTTAATGCCCATCTTCTCTTTGAAAGAGCGGCTGAAATAAGAAGAGGAGATGGAGTACTTGGATGAGATGGTTCCCAAACTTAGGTCGTAATCTGTGAAATTTTCGTCGATAAAGGATGTAATCTGTTCAATCAAGCTGCTTTCTTCTGTCTCGCTCTTGGCCTCGACCTGGGCGCAAATGTCTGCAGCAAGGCCTCCAAGCTTCTTCTCCAAATCCTCCAAAGAATCAAAGTTGGTGACTCGCGGAATCTCATTGACGACATGGTGAATGCCGAGCTCCGAAGCGGTTTTCAGCATCGTGTTAAGAATATCGAAGCAAATGCAGCGCAGAAGCGGCACCGCAGGCTTTTCCGCTTTCAGGTTGTTGAGCGCGGTGGACACCATCTGGACGGCCACATCATAGCTGCCCTGTTTCAGGCTCTGAACGAGCTTCAGCAGCACGTCCTTCGGTACCCAGAAGGAACAATCCTGGGTGCCAGAGAGTTTGTTGAAGAAAGTAGTACTGCCCTCACCATTGAGCATGGATGCTTCAAAAGCGGTCGATGCTTCGATGTAGGATTGATTCAGCTGTTCTGAATGGCTGTAGCGTGTACCTGCTCCAATGGCAGGAGATAGACCTGTTTGTTCTGTTACCATCTTACGCAGAGCTTCGACAATGGATTCCATCAGGGCTTGCAGACGGGCATCATGTCCGGTTTCGGTGTCAAATCCGACAATGAGGGCCAGCCGGTTGGGCTGAGGAAGCTCGACACCATACATGTGTGCGGAAAGCTCCGGCAGCTCCACTTCGTTCATCAGTTGCATGATAGATCTCCGGTCTGGATTGTCCTCTATAGGAAAAGCGTGAGCTTCCCAGCCCATGCAGACGACAAAATAATGGGAGCGGTTGAAGCGGATGCCAAGAGTTTCTTTGAATTCGGTAGTGAATTCCTCCGTATGGCCATGCTTCAGCAATAGCTGCAGGATATGATTGCGGGCGTAGGGCTCCTGAAGATCAACGCGCTGGCTGTAGTCATGCAGTGTTTTTTTGATCCATTCCAGCTCGTTGCTGGATGTGGGCGTATCGGTGACGGTTTTTAGCCGCACAAACTCCATCAAGTCGGAAATAGGATGGTACTGCTTCCGCGCCAAAATGATGGCAAGAATGGTACCCATCACGACCACAAGGGAAAAAACAAGAACAATAATGGTCTGGATATGAACAATGCGGCTAAAAAACTGGCTGCTCGGCATGGCTGTCACATAAGTCCAGCCAGCGTCTGACTTGACGGATACGACCGAATGCGGCTCATTGTTCAAGGAGAGACTGTGCGTTCCTGGTTCGAGCCTGAACAAGGCGTTGACGTCCGTCGCGGTAATCGTTTCACCCTGGTGATTGGCGGCAAGCACTTGCCCGTTATTGTCAAAAATATAAGTCATACCATGGTAGTCACTAAGAATAGATTCGATTAAATCGGTCAGATTTGATTCGTTAATCAGAAACATGACCGTTCCGTGTGGAGTTGGATTGTTTGGCGTGATCGGTACAAGGTAGGCTAGCATGGATTGCTGTCCCCGAACTCCTTGATCGACTTTTTCTGCTGGACGCATCATTGGAAAACGCACCGTATTCAAATCATGGATCAGGTCTGTTTTGTTCCAGTTATGAAATGTGTAGCGCCCGTTGAAGACATCTAGGTTCTCCAGGCCCTGAGCGGAATAAATTTTCTCGTCACCACGGAAGAACAGAAAAAGCTCATTAATGATGGAACTTGTCGCCTTGTATTTGGCCAGAGCTCCAATTGCTTCCCGGCTGTAGTAAGGGTGGTGAACCCAATACGACGTAAGCTGCTCATCGTAAGAGATGCGTGATGCCATATCCTGCAGTTCCTTCATGCGTTCATCGATAACGGTCTTGGCCTGTGTCATCTGATTGACGTTTGTCTGCTCGATTTCAGAGCGGAGAGTTTGTACGGCGCTCTGATAGATAAAGAGAGTCAGAATAATGAGCGGAATAAGGAAAATAGCGATATAGGAAAACGTATATTTAAGCAATAGCTTGGACTTGAAATGATTCCATTTCATGAAGAAACCTCCTAGGCCGCATCTCTAAAGGGATAGCTGCTAATAAAATTGTAAGGTAAACGTTTTCATAAATCAATGCATATAAAGGGGGCTTTTTCCTGAATCAGGTAAAAAACAAGAAAAACAAAGAAAAATCAAGTGTGAACGGGCGATTTGAGCCTGAATCCCTAAAAGGAGTGCCCGAATCAGTTATGGTATATCTGATTCAATGTGCCTACCCAACATGTTGGGCAATAGGGAAATAGTATACTATCATTGCCAACCCCGTCCCTGTTGGCTACAATGCTTTAAGCAGTATACATATGATGAGCGTTTAACCGCTCTTGTACAGACTTGGGGTGAGCAATCTGAAATCGTACGTAAAACAACAAGCTCCATTATCATTTATTGCTATATTTCTCCTCCCAGTCGATGACATTATAATGCTTGGTAGAAATTAAATCGCATGCTTCTAAGCCATATGTATAAACCGAAGAAACCGCTCCGAAAGGGGCGGTTTCTTGTGCTTTATTTCCGGATATAACGCTGTCGTAGGGAGCGGGCCATCTCGCGGACATCATCCGGGGTAGGAAGATCCAGCTTGGAGGCGGCGGATGCGATATCTGCTGGGTCCATGGCTGCCTGCCATTGACGGATGACCTTCTTGACCGATTCAGTAAACATCGCGGCTGCATGAGGTCCTAATTCCGCCAACTCCTGAAGGCTCGCGGTCGACTCCGGCTGAACCAGCGGATAGTGGGCTGGATCGGCGTCAGCGGCGGCCCCGTCATAGAAGGAACGGACAAGACCCGCCCGTTCTGCACCGGAGCCTTCGGCGATAATGAACGCCTGGATAATGAAGGACTTGTTCTGTCTGCGCTGGGCAATGCCGCAAAATTTGCGTCCACCAATGCTTAAGTCATATGCGCCTGGACAGAACGCTCCGGCAATCTCTCCAGTATCCACCGTATACCCGGTATCCCGTAATGCTTCGCGGATCAAATGCACCATTATTTCGAAATCTTGATGAAAGTCCTGATTGTGGTGACGGTTCTCCCCGAGTGGCAGAATAAGAGACAAATTTACAACGCCTGGATCCAGAGGCACGGCAGCACCACCTGAGTGGCGGATCGCTGTGTCGTAACCAAGATCGCGGAGCTTCTGCTCGGACTCGGCTGCCTTGGGCAGTCGGCTGTCTCTCACGCCCATAACGAATGCACGTGGATGACGCCATAGATGACAGATTGCGGGGCCGCCACGGCCAGTCTGTCGGCACAACAGCTCGTCCAGCGCGAAGGAGTAGAGCACGTCTGGTTCGGTTAGGTCCTGGCTGCGGTCCAGCAGCAGAATGGGACCTGTCTCAATAGGCAGGCATGAAGTTGTAGTCATGACAGAGGGGCCTCCTTCAATATAAAGAACCGTCAAGTTGGTTCAGTGATTTCCACATATACTCCGTACCGGCTCCTACACTTGTGCTACAGGATCGGCATTTTAAATCGAATATGTACAGAATACCATAACGTGAGATTGAAACAGTTTTTTTCCTTTAATTTCCGGTAAAATCAATTGACATCCCGAGGTATTCTTTTTATAATCCTAGTAAGTTTATCGGCTTTATATATAAAGGGGGATTTACCATGGCAAAAAGTGCCCGACGTATTAAAGGGCTGATGATAGGGCTGCTGTTGATCGCTATGCTGGCGGTTACAGCCTGCGGCAGTGACGCCAAGCAGGGAAACAGCAGTGAATCGGCCGGAGGAAACGGTGAAGCCAAGAAAGATTTTGTAGTCGGATACTTGAATGTCATGGACGATGCGCAGGCTATGCTCGCTTATGAGGCGAAGCTGTATGAGAAGCATGGATTGAACGTGAAGATGCAGCAGTTCAAGAGTGGTACGGACCTTATTAAAGCGATGGTCGGCAAGCAGGTGGATGCAGGGGTGCTCGGGTTTACGAATGCTGTTTCATGGGCCTCTAAGGGTGCTGGGTTAAAAGTTGTCGGTGGAGCACAGCTCGGATTTCACAGTGTGCTCGTAAAAGACGACAGCAGTATCGTGAGTGTGGCAGATTTGAAAGGCAAGAAGCTTGCCTCCCAAGGCCAGGGAAGCACGGCGGATATCGTTCTGAACGGTGTCGTACTGAAAGAAGCGGGACTGACCAGCAAAGATGTGCAGATGGTATACGTTGACCCGGGCCAGGCTATTCAGTCGCTCGCTTCCGGCGCGGTGGATGCAGCATTCGTGTTTGAACCGTACGACAGTATCGCTACCCACACGTTAGCCGCGAAGCAAATATATGAGATCGGCAAAGTATGGCCGTTCCCTTGCATGGTCGTCATTACGACCGATGAGAATTTGGAGAATAATCGTGAAGCGGTAAATCAGCTGCTAGATGCTCAGAAAGAAGCAATCGAAATGCTTCAGCAGGATCCGAAGAAATCGGCCGGCCTCATCATGAAGCATTTTGTGGACTCGGATACGATGGAATCCCATCATGGCGGCACTGTCGAATCGGTCGACGTCATCAAGCAGGCGATCGAAACCCAAGTGTTTAACTGGGATATCACGTCGGACCAGATAACCCGCATGCAGGAAATATCCGACATGATGAAAGAGCAGGGTGTTCTGGAAAAAGAAGTGAAGGTGGCAGATATTATCGATTTAAGCTGGCAGGATCAGCAGAAGAAGTAACGAGTAACAGTAGAAGTCGGATATTTGACTTGTCAAAAGATACGCCCTATCCGAAGCGATTCATCTCATGATTAAAGTTACAAGTTTTCTCGGCTAATTCATAAAAAGGAGAGTTTCTGGTGAATCCATCCTACACGAAAATTCCGCGGACTAAACCGAAATCAGGCTCCTTCTGGCGAAAAGTGCTTCCCTATCTGCTTGCAGTAGGGAGCCTTCTTGCTATTTGGCAGATTACGGCGTTGTTTCTGCCGTCCTATCTGCTGCCTGATGTGCCTGATGTGTTTGTTCGATTGTTCAGCAGCATTCAAGATCCTGAATTCCGAGGCCACATCGGGGACAGCCTAATTCGGCTGTTGTGGGGATATCCGCTTGCGTGCGTGTTCGGTGCGTTGCTTGGCCTAATTGGCGGCATATCCAAAGGTTTCGCGGTATATCTACGGAGCCTGATATCTATTCTTCAGGCAATACCTCCGATTACATGGGTGCCATTTTTCGTTATATTACTAGGCTTTGGCAATAAAACCATCATTACCGTCATCATCATCGCCAGCTTCTTCCCCATGGCGCTCTCCGTATTGAATGCAACGGAGGGCGTAAACCGGACGCATCTGGAGCTTGCACGGGTTATGGGCGCAAGCCGCCGTCAACTGCTGGCAAAGGTGTTCGCGCCTGAATCGCTCCCGGCTTTTGTTACCGGGGCGCAGGTCGCTTTCGGGAATGCCTGGCGTTCATTGATCGCAGCAGAAATGGTCGGTGGTGCTATGGCGGGCCTAGGTTTCTACTCCCGCTGGCGCGGTGAGGTTGCCGACATGGAAGGTGTGCTGATGAGCATCATTGTCATCGGAACGATTGCGGCGTTGCTCGATCTGGTGCTGCTTGAAGGATTAAAAAGAAAGCTGCTGCGTTACCGTTACGTCCAACCGGGAGGAGATGAATAGCATGCAGACCATCCATGTAGATAACGTATCCAAATCCTTCGGGTCATTGAACGTGTTGGAGCAGGTGGATATCACCATCCGCCAAGGCGAATTTGCTGCCATTGTTGGCCCTTCAGGCTGCGGAAAAAGCACGGTGCTCCGCATGATCGCGGGTCTGGAACACCCGTCGGACGGAAAGGTTACAGCGAGTGAGCAGAGTATTGTTGAGCCGGACCCCAGCCGGATGCTGATCTTTCAGGAGCATGCCTTGTACCCTTGGCGAACAGTGGAATTTAACGTAGGTTTCGGTCTGGAGCTTGCAGGTATTTCCAAAAAGGAACGCAAATCCCGTGTTGACGCCATACTGGAGAAGGTGGGGCTTGGCGGATTTCAGAAATACTATCCGCACCAGTTGTCCGGCGGTATGCGACAGCGGGCATCTATCGCCCGAGCCTTGGTCACGAACCCGGAGGTACTGCTACTTGACGAGCCGTTTGGCGCATTGGACGCGATTACCAAGATCTCGATGCAGAATGAGCTGCTTACTTTATGGGAAGGCACAGGCAAGACGGTGCTTCTGATCACACATGATATCGATGAAGCTATTTATTTGGCGGATACGATCTATGTGATGAGCCCTCGTCCGGGCCGGATCGTGGAGTCGATATCTACGGACATGCCGCGGCCGCGCAACCGTAACGGTGCGGAATTTGTAGCCCTGCGGGAACGGATTATGAAGCATCTGGATTTGAGCAATCATTGACTCTTGGAATATCCTATTAATCATTCTGCTATTACAAAGGAGAATACCACCATGGGAATATACGATAATATTGTAGATTTGATCGGCGGAACACCGATGGTCCGGCTGCAGCGTATCGTGCCGGATGGGGCAGCCGATGTGTATGTGAAGCTGGAAATGTTCAATCCGTCCGGCAGTGTGAAGGACCGGGCAGCCTTTAATTTGATCGATACGGCCGAGAAACAGGGAGTGCTTACACCGGGAGGCACAATCATTGAACCGACAAGTGGCAACACCGGCATCGGTCTGGCTATGATTGCAGCAGCCAAAGGCTACCGGGCCATTCTGATCATGCCGGACAACATGTCGAAGGAACGGATTAATATTCTGAAGGCTTACGGTGCGGAAGTGGTACTGACGCCGAGCAGTGAACGAATGCCCGGATCCATCGCCAAAGCCTTGGAACTGAAGGAGCAAATCCCGGGCAGTTTTATCCCACAGCAGTTCGAGAATCGGGCGAATCCGGACATACACCGTGTGACAACAGCGCCGGAAATATTGCAGCAGATGGAAGGCCAGCTGGATGCGTTTGTTGCTACAGCGGGAACGGGCGGGACGATTACAGGCACCGGCGAGGAGCTGCGGAAGCATCTGCCGGAGCTGCATATCGCGGTAGTAGAGCCGAAAGGATCACCTGTATTGTCTGGTGGACAGCCAGGACCCCATAAGCTGGTTGGCACAAGCCCCGGATTTGTGCCGGATATTTTGAATACAGACGTCTACGACGAAATCATTCAGATTGCGGATGATGATGCGCTGCAGACGGTTCGTGATTTGGCCCGGAGGGAGGGTATTCTGGTCGGCCCATCGTCCGGTGCATCGGTCTTCGCTGCGATTAACGTAGCCAAGTCGCTGGGCGCTGGGAAACGGGTTGTGTGTATTGCGCCAGATACCGGAGAGAGATATTTGAGCATGGATATTTTTTAATAAGTGTTTAAGCTGTTCCATTCTTGTTATGGACACAACAAATTTGAAGTTTTCTGAAAATAAAAGTTGTGTCAAATTTGTGAATATGGTTATATATACTATATATGCATTTATATTCCAAGTTATTCTTTGAACAAGAATGGAGATGATGTGTTTGGGGAGGCAGGATTTAAGAGAAGGTCAGTATGTGGTGGTACCTGAAAATCCAGTGTCGATGTTTCTGTTCGGTAGTATCCGCTCGGCGTGGATCTGGTTGATTTTGCGATTGTATTTGGGGTATACATGGCTTTCAGCAGGCAGTAAAAAAATGACCGCTGACGCTTGGACAGGAAGCGAAGCGGGAGCCGCAATCCAAGGCTTTGTTAAAGGAGCGCTTGCGAAAGCGGAAGGCGGTAAGGATGTCCCCAGCTGGTATGCATCATTCCTGGAAAATGTTGTGCTACCTAACGCCAAGCTCTTTTCGTATATGGTGGCGTTTGGAGAAGTATTGATTGGCGTGGGACTTATCGTGGGTCTCCTGACAGGCATTGCCGCCTTCTTTGGCGGAACGATGAATGCAAGTTTCCTTTTTGCGGGCTCCGTGAGCATAAATCCGCTGTTGTTCATCCTGGCGACTTGGCTTGTGCTGGCATGGAAAGTGGCAGGTTGGTACGGTCTGGACCGGTGGGCTCTGCCGTTATTGGGCACCCCGTGGACCCGCCGGCGCAGCACGACGAAAGAGGATGAAGTTACTTCATAACGGAATAGCTTACGTCGAAGCACCCTTTAGGACAGGTTCAAGCCGCATATGCGCTTCTGTCCAAGGGTGATTTTTGTCGTTAAGAGGTTGTTCAAAAAGTCCGCTTTTGATCACGAAGTGAATCAGGAAGTGGGCTCGGCATCGAATCTTGAATTCAGCTAAAATGTTTCCTCCGGAAACATCTCAAGTGCTCACGTACCCAAAACAGCTGATGCTTCCGAAGACGTTTTCTACGAAAACGTGCAGCTCCGCTCCTCAGTCCCTAGCTTCATCCAACTGAGGCGTTTGAAAAAACGCACATCGGAAGCATAAGCTTCGGTGCTGAAAACCGACCTTTTTTAACACGCACTTTAAGTGAAATCAGAGCCGATTTGCAACATTTTTCACAAAACAACCTGTTGTCAAGAACAATTCCCACAGCTAAATGATAAAAATTAATCTATCCTATTTTTAGATAATTTATTAAGAAGGATGGATGGAGATGGGAATCAAACCGTTTTTAAAACTGGTGGAGATTCAGACGAAGGTGGCGAGCATGATCCCATTTTTGATCGGGACGATGTATGCGCTGTTCCGCTTTCAGCAGTTTGACGCATACCACTTCGTGCTCATGCTGGCATCGCTGCTCTCATTTGACATGGCGACCACGGCAATTAACAACTACTACGATTATAAAAAAGCGATCAAAACTCATGGCTTCGGCTATGAATTTCATAACGCTATTGTGCACTATAAGCTGAAGGAGCGGGCAGTAGTGGCTGTAATCGTGATCCTGCTGCTGACTGCATTCAGCACAGGTATTGCCCTGTTTCTAGATACCGGACTTCTGATTCTGCTCCTGGGCGGGATGTCCTTTGCAGTTGGCATTCTGTATTCCTTCGGGCCGATTCCGATATCCCGGATGCCACTCGGTGAGCTGTTCTCCGGTTTGTTTATGGGTTTTGTCATTATTTTTATCTCGACATGGATTCATGTGGATGAAAGTCAACTTGCAAGTCTTGTATTAGATGGAGGGATGGTTCTCCTACAGGTCAATCTGCTTGAAGTCATTCTGGTGTTCCTGATTTCTGTTCCGGCCATTCTCGGTATTGCTAACATCATGCTGGCGAACAATATTTGTGATGTTGAAGACGACATCGAGAACAAACGATATACCCTTCCGGTTTATATCGGCCGCCCGAACTCCATAATCCTGTTCCGTATCATGTATTATTTCGCTTATGTGGACCTGATTGTGCTGCTGTTCTTGAAGGTAAACCCGATCATTCTGCTGCTCGTCCTGTTGACGATTATTCCGGTACACAAAAACATAAGAAAATTCACTGCGAATCCGTCCAAGGAAATGACCTTTGCGAATTCCGTCCAGAACTTTGTCATGATGAACATGGCCCGGATTATCGCACTTGGCACAGCGGTTCTGCTGACCAGTCTGTAGTATATTGAATAAAAAGCATACACAAAAGCCTCCGTCTCAAAGGGATGAAACGGAGGCTTTTGTGCGTAACCCCATCAGCGCGATAAAGCAACAAGGGGGCAGAGATGGCTTTTTCAGTTTATTACAATCCATCCCCTTGCACCGTCAGGTCTCAGGCTGATGACAAAGTCAAAAAGAAGATGATGGATACCGCCTTACCTGATGCGCTTATCAGCTTCCGTTAGACTTTGCCTACAATCTGAAACCCGAGTACAGGGTATGGGCCGAAACATTAACATGTAACAATTAAGGTTTACTGCTTATACCGAGTAACCCAACGAATCAATAAATAGATTTAAAAGTTCTTTAAACAATACCTTGAGCG
Above is a window of Paenibacillus uliginis N3/975 DNA encoding:
- a CDS encoding transglutaminase domain-containing protein; translated protein: MTIQTSIFSMDHHTMEQIDRKFRKKQLIARARQHELFDIFQEDLTEEEIWALKYLYAYMPVNDMADYDGSLFLSHVRQTLEIRKRMPWGERVPDQLFLHFVLPYRVNTENIEDSRGILYNELSERTRDLSMADAILETNYWCHEKATYIGSDQRTISPLTMIRNARGRCGEESTLAVAALRSIGIPARQVYTPRWAHCDDNHAWVEAWADGQWYYIGACEPEARLNQGWFSPPARRAMLINTRIYADYPGPEDITVSDEWFTEINLLQNYAPTRTIHVTVKDAQGAPVNGAEVHFELYNMAELYPIATLPTNDQGEACFKTGFGELVIRAVKDGKWSEMKATVAEDRLELVLDALDQPDGTLDFDLVPPPEREGEAVETLSGEKTQRHNSRLEEGTKIRTDYERTFLSEEEASRLAHTAGLPPERVWDVLQKARGNSREIAAFLQERSGEYGEWPLLMLESLNDKDLIDTFRPVLDDHLIYGLPQRGDLDEDTFTEYVLCPRVSYEMIVPYRQIFQEAFSGDESIAFRSDPAELARRLERGFEIWEDLPNLKGKGNPLGTYNLKMGDPVSLTIMFVAACRSLGIPARLHPSEQKPQYLKNGSWEDAVFTLIASGQKENIAWGMLRLLRDPEAAQGAPAASYYENFTFARLENGVYKTLVYPYGKTDVYDEAFEVEPGAYRLTSGIRLKDGTVRVRFTYFTVRASEQTDVTLTYREMMEDIPVLGILDRSSAFTQLDGSSRTLGDLIGAEGAIVAWLEPEREPTKHLLRELRELAEPVDALGIPVVLVVGDSEWTASFSPENVRELPSRTIFVRDSTYASLPDFISESPAHEAGFPHLFVLDSEDQIRYTSSGYKIGTGKEALHILTGLLQKA
- a CDS encoding glycoside hydrolase family 18 protein encodes the protein MSEQYIAAGYVVDAVLPEMTREDLLKLTHLNVAFGHVRNHEISTEHLKHTEVVRKIKLEHPELTVLLSVGGWSAGGFSEAASTEEGRNSMAASAVRVLSEISFDGIDLDWEYPCYGEADIESSPDDKQNFTLLLKTIREALDVKGSQDGRHYLLTIAAGADQYYVDGTEMDQVQQYLDFVQLMTYDMRGGFQILSGHHTNLYTPPGDLFRISTDASVNLFLRAGVPKEKIVIGTAFYSRVWNSVPDRNQGLHQMAGSTGGYGPAYTELAADYINKNGYIRYWDEEACAPYLFNGSSFISYDDEESIQCKCEYVKAKGLAGIMFWEYSCDKTHRLLGALYQGLQS
- a CDS encoding helix-turn-helix domain-containing protein, which codes for MKWNHFKSKLLLKYTFSYIAIFLIPLIILTLFIYQSAVQTLRSEIEQTNVNQMTQAKTVIDERMKELQDMASRISYDEQLTSYWVHHPYYSREAIGALAKYKATSSIINELFLFFRGDEKIYSAQGLENLDVFNGRYTFHNWNKTDLIHDLNTVRFPMMRPAEKVDQGVRGQQSMLAYLVPITPNNPTPHGTVMFLINESNLTDLIESILSDYHGMTYIFDNNGQVLAANHQGETITATDVNALFRLEPGTHSLSLNNEPHSVVSVKSDAGWTYVTAMPSSQFFSRIVHIQTIIVLVFSLVVVMGTILAIILARKQYHPISDLMEFVRLKTVTDTPTSSNELEWIKKTLHDYSQRVDLQEPYARNHILQLLLKHGHTEEFTTEFKETLGIRFNRSHYFVVCMGWEAHAFPIEDNPDRRSIMQLMNEVELPELSAHMYGVELPQPNRLALIVGFDTETGHDARLQALMESIVEALRKMVTEQTGLSPAIGAGTRYSHSEQLNQSYIEASTAFEASMLNGEGSTTFFNKLSGTQDCSFWVPKDVLLKLVQSLKQGSYDVAVQMVSTALNNLKAEKPAVPLLRCICFDILNTMLKTASELGIHHVVNEIPRVTNFDSLEDLEKKLGGLAADICAQVEAKSETEESSLIEQITSFIDENFTDYDLSLGTISSKYSISSSYFSRSFKEKMGINFSQYIWQKRMDEVIRQLLHTADPLKDIITRVGYLDTPNFIRKFKKEMGCTPGQYRKMHSQNGASVPPDDEDEEYTG
- a CDS encoding lipoate--protein ligase family protein, which produces MTTTSCLPIETGPILLLDRSQDLTEPDVLYSFALDELLCRQTGRGGPAICHLWRHPRAFVMGVRDSRLPKAAESEQKLRDLGYDTAIRHSGGAAVPLDPGVVNLSLILPLGENRHHNQDFHQDFEIMVHLIREALRDTGYTVDTGEIAGAFCPGAYDLSIGGRKFCGIAQRRQNKSFIIQAFIIAEGSGAERAGLVRSFYDGAAADADPAHYPLVQPESTASLQELAELGPHAAAMFTESVKKVIRQWQAAMDPADIASAASKLDLPTPDDVREMARSLRQRYIRK
- a CDS encoding ABC transporter substrate-binding protein, translating into MAKSARRIKGLMIGLLLIAMLAVTACGSDAKQGNSSESAGGNGEAKKDFVVGYLNVMDDAQAMLAYEAKLYEKHGLNVKMQQFKSGTDLIKAMVGKQVDAGVLGFTNAVSWASKGAGLKVVGGAQLGFHSVLVKDDSSIVSVADLKGKKLASQGQGSTADIVLNGVVLKEAGLTSKDVQMVYVDPGQAIQSLASGAVDAAFVFEPYDSIATHTLAAKQIYEIGKVWPFPCMVVITTDENLENNREAVNQLLDAQKEAIEMLQQDPKKSAGLIMKHFVDSDTMESHHGGTVESVDVIKQAIETQVFNWDITSDQITRMQEISDMMKEQGVLEKEVKVADIIDLSWQDQQKK